A region from the Streptomyces sp. 3214.6 genome encodes:
- a CDS encoding glycosyltransferase codes for MRTVVIFAAGSRGDVQPCLALGRALLRRGDAVRILASVRYRRLIAEAGLDLHPLPVDPAEIIDSAEGQELLAGRRNPVAFIRRMDRVLRPCIMPMLEETQAGAKGADLVLAPTFSFLGVHLSQYLQVPHAVIHFQPSQPTKAFPHPFAPAARMLGGVGNRLSFGAVDLGSWMVFRRFVNAWRRESLGLPELSLSAPFRQVRQAPVLCAFSPTVVPRPSDWGPNVHVTGFWHHDQPLWKPSRRLLAFLADGPPPVYVGFGSMRTGDPKATDALVRTALRRANLRGVLPGDPATSEDDILVVGDTPHDWLFPRMAAVVHHGGAGTTASVLRAGRPSLICPFFGDQPYWAARVHELGAGPAPLPVRELTVAALAQRLQALTRHASYAEAARRLGRALEAEDGTARACQVLDQYGVGSG; via the coding sequence ATGCGGACAGTGGTGATCTTCGCCGCGGGATCGCGCGGCGACGTCCAGCCTTGCCTGGCCCTGGGGCGAGCACTGCTCCGTCGGGGCGACGCGGTAAGGATCCTGGCCAGCGTCCGCTATCGGCGTCTGATCGCGGAGGCGGGCCTGGACCTCCATCCCCTTCCGGTCGACCCCGCGGAAATCATCGACTCCGCCGAGGGGCAGGAGCTCCTCGCCGGACGACGGAACCCGGTGGCGTTCATCCGCCGTATGGACCGGGTCCTGCGGCCCTGCATCATGCCGATGCTGGAGGAGACGCAGGCCGGTGCGAAGGGAGCCGATCTGGTTCTGGCACCAACCTTCAGCTTCCTCGGCGTTCACCTGAGCCAGTACCTCCAAGTCCCGCACGCCGTCATTCACTTCCAGCCGAGCCAGCCCACGAAGGCCTTCCCGCACCCGTTCGCCCCGGCTGCCCGGATGCTGGGGGGCGTCGGCAACCGGCTCAGTTTCGGTGCGGTCGACCTCGGCTCCTGGATGGTGTTCCGGCGGTTCGTCAACGCATGGCGCCGGGAGAGCCTCGGCCTCCCGGAGCTCTCCCTGTCGGCCCCCTTCCGGCAGGTTCGCCAAGCCCCCGTGCTGTGTGCGTTCAGCCCCACGGTCGTACCGCGGCCGTCCGACTGGGGACCGAACGTCCACGTCACCGGCTTCTGGCACCACGACCAGCCGCTGTGGAAACCCTCACGGCGACTGCTTGCCTTCCTGGCCGACGGCCCCCCGCCCGTCTACGTCGGATTCGGCAGCATGAGGACCGGCGACCCCAAGGCGACCGACGCCCTCGTACGGACGGCCCTGCGTCGGGCGAACCTGCGCGGAGTGCTGCCAGGGGACCCCGCCACCAGCGAGGACGACATCCTCGTGGTCGGCGATACCCCCCACGACTGGCTGTTTCCGCGGATGGCCGCTGTCGTCCACCACGGCGGGGCAGGCACGACGGCCTCGGTGCTGCGCGCCGGAAGACCCTCGCTGATCTGCCCGTTCTTCGGGGACCAGCCCTACTGGGCCGCACGGGTGCACGAGCTCGGCGCGGGGCCCGCGCCCCTGCCGGTCCGTGAGCTCACCGTTGCCGCCCTAGCCCAGCGCCTGCAGGCCCTCACCCGGCACGCTTCCTACGCCGAGGCCGCGCGTCGGCTCGGCCGGGCCCTGGAAGCCGAGGACGGCACCGCCCGGGCCTGTCAGGTCCTGGACCAGTACGGGGTCGGCTCCGGGTGA
- a CDS encoding alpha/beta hydrolase — protein sequence MKTIDDRMFDLTVSSPAMGMSIPVRVILPASWRKEPKVTFPVLYMFHGGNDDYTSWTRETDVEALAENSDVLIVMPDAGKAGYYSDWFAGAPRWETFHTDELVRLMEEEYRAGPSRAVVGLSMGGFGALNYAAHHRGMFRYVASMSSYVDLNDPAVRLELWLGTGKEGIDIKEVWGDPVENAEVWQAHNPTAMPRSFRGTRVHLSAGSGDLGPLDTGHSPDVALVSMLGEAALSKQNESFARSLRSAGVDVTTHVYKPGTHSWPYWQNELHSIWPTVMKSLG from the coding sequence GTGAAAACCATCGACGACCGGATGTTCGATCTCACGGTCAGTTCTCCGGCGATGGGAATGTCGATCCCGGTCCGCGTCATTCTTCCCGCGAGCTGGAGAAAAGAGCCGAAAGTCACCTTTCCGGTTCTCTACATGTTCCACGGCGGCAACGACGACTACACGTCCTGGACACGCGAGACAGATGTGGAAGCGTTGGCGGAGAACTCCGACGTGCTCATCGTCATGCCGGACGCCGGAAAGGCCGGCTACTACAGCGACTGGTTCGCCGGCGCTCCCCGCTGGGAAACCTTTCACACCGACGAACTCGTGCGGCTCATGGAGGAGGAGTACCGTGCGGGCCCCTCACGAGCCGTCGTGGGACTGTCCATGGGCGGCTTCGGCGCACTCAACTACGCGGCGCACCACCGGGGGATGTTCCGTTACGTGGCCTCAATGAGTTCTTACGTGGATCTGAACGACCCTGCCGTGCGCCTGGAACTCTGGCTCGGTACCGGGAAGGAGGGCATCGACATCAAAGAAGTGTGGGGCGACCCGGTGGAGAACGCCGAAGTCTGGCAAGCCCACAACCCCACTGCCATGCCGCGTTCCTTCCGTGGAACGCGCGTCCATCTGTCCGCGGGCAGCGGCGACCTCGGACCGTTGGACACGGGGCACTCACCCGATGTGGCGCTGGTGAGCATGCTGGGCGAAGCAGCGCTGTCGAAGCAGAACGAGAGCTTCGCGCGGTCGCTCCGCTCGGCGGGTGTCGACGTCACGACGCATGTGTACAAGCCGGGGACGCATTCCTGGCCGTACTGGCAGAACGAGTTGCACAGCATCTGGCCGACGGTCATGAAGTCACTCGGGTAG